From the Garra rufa chromosome 17, GarRuf1.0, whole genome shotgun sequence genome, one window contains:
- the LOC141289403 gene encoding coiled-coil domain-containing protein 127-like — protein sequence MATPERQGSGGDGNRSKWNYYAVLVPLLGLAAFGWIWSKEFQKETEEAKVEINHQVLASHNQKLKDEHCYMRMEMKSELSRLFQKALKIEKKREQIALAVLNDVEYRLMERQRAFCSFLVPRARRMEMEKDLLIYTAKEPLLAHLEMEEGLRDIFKNDHTCAEYLNTDKHKNGSLMWLYVRYWRLQLTLHSHQRAEVAIIDTEKVTLGDQK from the exons ATGGCAACACCAGAGAGGCAGGGAAGTGGTGGTGATGGTAACAGAAGCAAGTGGAACTACTATGCCGTCCTGGTGCCCCTGCTGGGACTTGCTGCCTTTG GGTGGATCTGGTCCAAGGAGTTTCAAAAGGAAACTGAGGAAGCCAAAGTTGAGATCAATCATCAAGTCCTGGCTTCGCATAATCAGAAACTCAAGGATGAACACTGTTACATGAGGATGGAAATGAAAAGTGAACTATCTAGACTGTTTCAAAAAGCCCTGAAAATTGAAAAAAAGCGAGAGCAGATTGCTTTAGCGGTTCTGAATGATGTAGAGTATAGGCTGATGGAAAGGCAGAGGGCCTTTTGCAGTTTTTTGGTGCCCCGTGCAAGGAGGATGGAGATGGAGAAGGACCTATTGATTTATACAGCCAAAGAACCCCTTCTTGCACATCTGGAGATGGAGGAAGGTCTCAGGGATATTTTTAAGAATGATCACACTTGTGCTGAGTATCTGAACACAGATAAACACAAGAATGGGAGTCTGATGTGGCTGTATGTCAGATACTGGCGGCTGCAGCTCACTCTTCATTCACACCAAAGAGCTGAGGTGGCTATAATCGACACAGAGAAAGTGACATTGGGAGATCAGAAATGA